One stretch of Hemitrygon akajei chromosome 18, sHemAka1.3, whole genome shotgun sequence DNA includes these proteins:
- the c1ql1l2 gene encoding C1q-related factor, which produces MVLILVIVIPVLVSWLGTAAHYQMLGTCRMVCEPYLGSSPSISPGLEALSEQQHLAPPSTLLQGAPGKPGRPGKPGAPGPPGEPGPPGPRGPAGEKGEAGKPGLPGVPGAGPDAISAATYSTVPRVAFYAGLKNPHEGYEILKFDDVVTNLGNHYDGSSGKFTCSIPGTYFFTYHVLMRGGDGTSMWADLCKNGQVRSSAIAQDADQNYDYASNSVILHLDAGDEVYIKLDGGKAHGGNNNKYSTFSGFIIYTD; this is translated from the exons ATGGTGTTGATCCTGGTCATTGTCATCCCGGTGCTGGTCAGCTGGCTGGGTACGGCTGCCCACTACCAGATGCTGGGCACCTGCCGCATGGTGTGCGAGCCCTACCTGGGCAGTAGCCCAAGCATCAGCCCCGGTCTCGAAGCGCTGAGCGAGCAGCAGCACCTGGCGCCTCCCTCTACCCTGCTCCAGGGAGCTCCGGGTAAACCGGGACGTCCCGGCAAACCAGGGGCGCCGGGGCCACCAGGAGAGCCGGGACCCCCGGGCCCGAGGGGGCCAgcgggagagaagggggaggcgGGAAAGCCGGGGCTACCCGGTGTCCCAGGGGCCGGTCCGGATGCTATCAGCGCCGCCACCTACAGCACCGTGCCCCGGGTGGCGTTCTATGCCGGCCTGAAAAACCCGCACGAGGGATACGAGATCCTCAAATTCGACGACGTGGTGACCAACCTGGGCAATCACTACGACGGCTCCAGTGGCAAGTTCACCTGCTCCATCCCCGGCACCTACTTCTTCACCTACCACGTCCTAATGCGAGGCGGCGACGGCACCAGCATGTGGGCAGATCTCTGCAAGAACGGACAG GTCCGCTCCAGTGCAATCGCCCAGGACGCCGACCAGAACTACGACTACGCCAGTAACAGCGTCATTCTCCACTTGGACGCGGGGGATGAAGTTTACATCAAGCTGGACGGTGGCAAAGCACACGGAGGCAACAACAACAAGTACAGCACCTTCTCGGGATTTATAATTTACACCGACTGA